The following coding sequences are from one Candidatus Eisenbacteria bacterium window:
- a CDS encoding oxidoreductase: MATQISKAVLITGCSTGIGRATAEVLAQNGWAVYATARKLEAIRDLEAKGCKTLALDVCDEASMRAAVDVVEKAHGAVGVLVNNAGYGLEGAFEETPMELVRRQFETNVFGLTRMCQLVLPAMRRQGWGKIVNISSVGGTLTLPGGAFYHATKYAVEALSDAIRFEVRGFGIDVVIIEPGPIKTRFGDTAIANVHQVARDASPYADFNAAVAGKIHEAFEGWMAVAAGTPESVAQAILRAITASRPKTRYPITAAARTMMFLKRWLPDRAFDAFLGTQFPHPRPRPS; encoded by the coding sequence ATGGCGACCCAGATCTCGAAGGCCGTTCTCATCACCGGCTGCTCGACCGGCATCGGACGCGCGACGGCTGAGGTGCTCGCTCAGAACGGCTGGGCCGTCTACGCGACCGCCCGCAAGCTCGAGGCCATCCGCGATCTCGAGGCGAAGGGCTGCAAGACCCTCGCCCTCGACGTGTGCGACGAGGCCTCGATGCGCGCCGCGGTCGACGTGGTCGAGAAGGCGCACGGCGCCGTCGGCGTGCTCGTGAACAACGCCGGCTACGGGCTCGAGGGCGCGTTCGAGGAGACGCCCATGGAGCTGGTGCGCCGGCAGTTCGAGACCAACGTCTTCGGCCTCACGCGCATGTGCCAGCTCGTGCTGCCCGCCATGCGGCGCCAGGGGTGGGGCAAGATCGTCAACATCAGCTCCGTCGGCGGGACGCTGACGCTCCCCGGCGGCGCCTTCTACCACGCGACGAAATACGCCGTGGAGGCGCTCTCCGACGCGATACGTTTCGAGGTGCGCGGCTTCGGCATCGACGTCGTGATCATCGAGCCGGGCCCGATCAAGACGCGCTTCGGCGACACCGCGATCGCGAACGTGCACCAGGTGGCGCGCGACGCGTCGCCGTACGCCGACTTCAACGCCGCCGTCGCCGGCAAGATCCACGAGGCGTTCGAGGGCTGGATGGCGGTCGCCGCGGGGACGCCGGAGAGCGTCGCGCAGGCCATCCTGCGCGCCATCACCGCCAGCCGGCCGAAGACGCGCTACCCGATCACGGCCGCGGCGCGCACCATGATGTTCCTGAAGCGCTGGCTGCCCGACCGCGCGTTCGACGCCTTCCTCGGCACCCAGTTCCCGCACCCGCGCCCCCGCCCGAGCTGA
- a CDS encoding metal-dependent hydrolase, producing MAAAKTPAGILVRRVQFEYPADFDPHWNPGKPEWSQVVNAASLLMPYLEPYLIDAIREATKQITDPALLEEARGYMGQEAHHFKQHRRLNDLLVAKGYGEIRDYERLLEEDYARFVRERPLEFHLAYTAGFETMALAVGHMLIRMRRYFFAGADPSVSSLVLWHFVEELEHKHAAFDVYQHVVGRWSLRVYGLLFAAHHTLSRTRRAYIMLLRHDGLWGRWRTRIRIPLLMLRIFGYLTPWLLESLLPWHRPTRFRDPAWAREWVRLYDAGEPALVRLDTTRMHLTPAAMVARA from the coding sequence GTGGCGGCGGCGAAGACCCCGGCCGGGATCCTGGTCCGCAGGGTCCAGTTCGAGTATCCCGCCGACTTCGACCCGCACTGGAACCCCGGCAAGCCCGAGTGGAGCCAGGTGGTGAACGCGGCGTCGCTCCTGATGCCGTATCTGGAGCCGTACCTGATCGACGCCATCCGCGAGGCGACGAAGCAGATCACGGATCCGGCGCTCCTCGAGGAGGCGCGCGGCTACATGGGGCAGGAGGCTCACCACTTCAAGCAGCACCGGCGGCTGAACGACCTGCTCGTCGCCAAGGGCTACGGCGAGATCCGCGACTACGAGCGCCTGCTCGAGGAGGACTACGCGCGCTTCGTGCGCGAGCGCCCGCTCGAGTTCCACCTCGCGTACACGGCCGGCTTCGAGACCATGGCGCTCGCGGTGGGCCACATGCTGATCCGCATGCGCCGGTACTTCTTCGCCGGCGCCGACCCGAGCGTCTCGTCGCTGGTCCTCTGGCACTTCGTCGAGGAGCTCGAGCACAAGCACGCCGCATTCGACGTCTACCAGCACGTGGTCGGACGGTGGAGCCTGCGCGTGTACGGCCTCCTCTTCGCCGCGCACCACACGCTGTCGCGGACGCGCCGCGCCTACATCATGCTGCTGCGTCACGACGGGCTGTGGGGGCGGTGGCGGACGCGGATCCGCATCCCGCTCCTGATGCTCCGCATCTTCGGGTACCTCACGCCCTGGCTCTTGGAGAGCCTCCTCCCCTGGCACCGACCGACGCGCTTCCGCGATCCTGCGTGGGCGCGCGAGTGGGTGCGCCTGTACGACGCGGGCGAGCCTGCCCTCGTCCGACTCGACACGACGCGCATGCACCTCACGCCGGCGGCGATGGTCGCGCGCGCCTAG